A genome region from Piliocolobus tephrosceles isolate RC106 chromosome 8, ASM277652v3, whole genome shotgun sequence includes the following:
- the LOC111552309 gene encoding uncharacterized protein LOC111552309, protein MVPEKTDDEERPGREIHQECQEAPSLVEARIVEARREPALCFTCTSGWSPLEGVSNSSICSLPPKVSLSSGKDQDGNRKTRKLVKGEQVPFPLTSEQQRQKHTHP, encoded by the exons ATGGTTCCTGAGAAGACTGATGATGAAGAGAGACCTGGAAGAGAGATACATCAGGAGTGCCAGGAAGCTCCTAG TTTGGTCGAGGCCAGGATAGTGGAGGCGAGAAGAGAACCCGCCTTGTGCTTCACCTGCACATCTGGATGGTCGCCCCTAGAAGGTGTCAGTAATTCCTCAATCTGCTCCCTTCCTCCA aaagtttctctgTCATCAGGCAAAGACCAGGATGGGAacaggaaaactagaaaactggTCAAGGGAGAACAAGTCCCTTTTCCTCTCACCAGTGAACAGCAG AGACAGAAACATACCCATCCTTGA
- the DBNL gene encoding drebrin-like protein isoform X5 — protein sequence MKATATTSVWLAQGGAHVTINARAEEDVEPECIMEKVAKASGANYSFHKESGRFQDTGPQAPVGSVYQKTNAVSEIKRVGKDSFWAKAEKEEENRRLEEKRRAEEAQRQLEQERRERELREAARREQRYQEQGGEASPQSRTWEEQQQEVVSRNRDEQESAVHPREIFKQKERAMSTTSVSSPQPGKLRSPFLQKQLTQPETHFGREPAATVSRPRADLPGEVPAPSTPPCLLQAEEEAVYEGPLEQETFYEEPPLVQQQGAGSEHIDHHIQGQGLSGQGLCARALYDYQAADDTEISFDPENLITGIEVIDEGWWRGYGPDGHFGMFPANYVELIE from the exons ATGAAGGCAACAGCAACGACATCCGTGTGGCTGGCACAGGGG GGGGCCCACGTGACCATCAATGCACGGGCCGAGGAGGATGTGGAGCCTGAGTGCATCATGGAGAAGGTGGCCAAGGCTTCAGGTGCCAACTACAGCTTTCACAAGGAGAGTGGCCGCTTCCAGGACACGGGGCCCCAGGCCCCAGTG GGCTCTGTGTACCAGAAGACCAATGCTGTGTCTGAGATTAAAAGGGTTGGTAAAGACAGCTTCTGGGCCAAAGCAGAG aaggaggaggagaaccGTCGGCTGGAGGAAAAGCGGCGGGCTGAGGAGGCGCAGCGGCAACTGGAGCAGGAGCGCCGGGAGCGTGAGCTGCGTGAGGCTGCGCGCCGGGAGCAGCGCTATCAGGAGCAGGGTGGCGAGGCCAGCCCCCAGAG CAGGACGTGGGAGGAGCAGCAGCAAGAAGTGGTTTCAAGGAACCGAGATGAGCAG GAGTCTGCCGTGCACCCGAGGGAGATTTTCAAGCAGAAGGAGAGGGCCATGTCCACCACCTCCGTCTCCAGTCCTCAGCCGG GCAAGCTGAGGAGCCCCTTCCTGCAGAAGCAGCTCACCCAACCAGAGACCCACTTTGGCAGAGAGCCAGCTGCCACCGTCTCAAGGCCTAGGGCAG ATCTCCCTGGTGAGGTGCCGGCGCCCAGCACTCCTCCATGTCTGCTGCAGGCAGAAGAGGAGGCTGTGTATGAGGGACCCCTGGAGCAGGAGACCTTCTACGAGGAGCCCCCACTG GTGCAGCAGCAAGGTGCCGGCTCTGAGCACATTGACCACCACATTCAGGGCCAGGGGCTCAGTGGGCAAGGACTCTGTGCCCGTGCCCTGTACGACTACCAGGCAG CCGACGACACAGAGATCTCCTTTGACCCCGAGAACCTCATCACGGGCATCGAGGTGATCGACGAAGGCTGGTGGCGTGGCTATGGGCCGGATGGCCATTTTGGCATGTTCCCTGCCAACTACGTGGAGCTCATTGAGTGA
- the DBNL gene encoding drebrin-like protein isoform X1: protein MAVNLSRNGPALQEAYVRVVTEKSPTDWALFTYEGNSNDIRVAGTGEGGLEEMVEELNSGKVMYAFCRVKDPNSGLPKFVLINWTGEGVNDVRKGACASHVSTMANFLKGAHVTINARAEEDVEPECIMEKVAKASGANYSFHKESGRFQDTGPQAPVGSVYQKTNAVSEIKRVGKDSFWAKAEKEEENRRLEEKRRAEEAQRQLEQERRERELREAARREQRYQEQGGEASPQSRTWEEQQQEVVSRNRDEQESAVHPREIFKQKERAMSTTSVSSPQPGKLRSPFLQKQLTQPETHFGREPAATVSRPRADLPGEVPAPSTPPCLLQAEEEAVYEGPLEQETFYEEPPLVQQQGAGSEHIDHHIQGQGLSGQGLCARALYDYQAADDTEISFDPENLITGIEVIDEGWWRGYGPDGHFGMFPANYVELIE from the exons ATGGCGGTGAACCTGAGCCGGAACGGGCCAGCGCTGCAGGAGGCCTACGTGCGGGTGGTCACCGAGAAGTCCCCGACCGACTG GGCTCTCTTTACCTATGAAGGCAACAGCAACGACATCCGTGTGGCTGGCACAGGGG AGGGTGGCCTGGAGGAGATGGTGGAGGAGCTCAACAGCGGGAAGGTGATGTATGCCTTCTGCAGAGTGAAGGACCCCAACTCCGGACTGCCCAAATTTGTCCTCATCAACTGG ACAGGCGAGGGTGTGAACGATGTGCGGAAGGGAGCCTGCGCCAGCCACGTCAGCACCATGGCCAACTTCCTGAAG GGGGCCCACGTGACCATCAATGCACGGGCCGAGGAGGATGTGGAGCCTGAGTGCATCATGGAGAAGGTGGCCAAGGCTTCAGGTGCCAACTACAGCTTTCACAAGGAGAGTGGCCGCTTCCAGGACACGGGGCCCCAGGCCCCAGTG GGCTCTGTGTACCAGAAGACCAATGCTGTGTCTGAGATTAAAAGGGTTGGTAAAGACAGCTTCTGGGCCAAAGCAGAG aaggaggaggagaaccGTCGGCTGGAGGAAAAGCGGCGGGCTGAGGAGGCGCAGCGGCAACTGGAGCAGGAGCGCCGGGAGCGTGAGCTGCGTGAGGCTGCGCGCCGGGAGCAGCGCTATCAGGAGCAGGGTGGCGAGGCCAGCCCCCAGAG CAGGACGTGGGAGGAGCAGCAGCAAGAAGTGGTTTCAAGGAACCGAGATGAGCAG GAGTCTGCCGTGCACCCGAGGGAGATTTTCAAGCAGAAGGAGAGGGCCATGTCCACCACCTCCGTCTCCAGTCCTCAGCCGG GCAAGCTGAGGAGCCCCTTCCTGCAGAAGCAGCTCACCCAACCAGAGACCCACTTTGGCAGAGAGCCAGCTGCCACCGTCTCAAGGCCTAGGGCAG ATCTCCCTGGTGAGGTGCCGGCGCCCAGCACTCCTCCATGTCTGCTGCAGGCAGAAGAGGAGGCTGTGTATGAGGGACCCCTGGAGCAGGAGACCTTCTACGAGGAGCCCCCACTG GTGCAGCAGCAAGGTGCCGGCTCTGAGCACATTGACCACCACATTCAGGGCCAGGGGCTCAGTGGGCAAGGACTCTGTGCCCGTGCCCTGTACGACTACCAGGCAG CCGACGACACAGAGATCTCCTTTGACCCCGAGAACCTCATCACGGGCATCGAGGTGATCGACGAAGGCTGGTGGCGTGGCTATGGGCCGGATGGCCATTTTGGCATGTTCCCTGCCAACTACGTGGAGCTCATTGAGTGA
- the DBNL gene encoding drebrin-like protein isoform X4 has product MVEELNSGKVMYAFCRVKDPNSGLPKFVLINWTGEGVNDVRKGACASHVSTMANFLKGAHVTINARAEEDVEPECIMEKVAKASGANYSFHKESGRFQDTGPQAPVGSVYQKTNAVSEIKRVGKDSFWAKAEKEEENRRLEEKRRAEEAQRQLEQERRERELREAARREQRYQEQGGEASPQSRTWEEQQQEVVSRNRDEQESAVHPREIFKQKERAMSTTSVSSPQPGKLRSPFLQKQLTQPETHFGREPAATVSRPRADLPGEVPAPSTPPCLLQAEEEAVYEGPLEQETFYEEPPLVQQQGAGSEHIDHHIQGQGLSGQGLCARALYDYQAADDTEISFDPENLITGIEVIDEGWWRGYGPDGHFGMFPANYVELIE; this is encoded by the exons ATGGTGGAGGAGCTCAACAGCGGGAAGGTGATGTATGCCTTCTGCAGAGTGAAGGACCCCAACTCCGGACTGCCCAAATTTGTCCTCATCAACTGG ACAGGCGAGGGTGTGAACGATGTGCGGAAGGGAGCCTGCGCCAGCCACGTCAGCACCATGGCCAACTTCCTGAAG GGGGCCCACGTGACCATCAATGCACGGGCCGAGGAGGATGTGGAGCCTGAGTGCATCATGGAGAAGGTGGCCAAGGCTTCAGGTGCCAACTACAGCTTTCACAAGGAGAGTGGCCGCTTCCAGGACACGGGGCCCCAGGCCCCAGTG GGCTCTGTGTACCAGAAGACCAATGCTGTGTCTGAGATTAAAAGGGTTGGTAAAGACAGCTTCTGGGCCAAAGCAGAG aaggaggaggagaaccGTCGGCTGGAGGAAAAGCGGCGGGCTGAGGAGGCGCAGCGGCAACTGGAGCAGGAGCGCCGGGAGCGTGAGCTGCGTGAGGCTGCGCGCCGGGAGCAGCGCTATCAGGAGCAGGGTGGCGAGGCCAGCCCCCAGAG CAGGACGTGGGAGGAGCAGCAGCAAGAAGTGGTTTCAAGGAACCGAGATGAGCAG GAGTCTGCCGTGCACCCGAGGGAGATTTTCAAGCAGAAGGAGAGGGCCATGTCCACCACCTCCGTCTCCAGTCCTCAGCCGG GCAAGCTGAGGAGCCCCTTCCTGCAGAAGCAGCTCACCCAACCAGAGACCCACTTTGGCAGAGAGCCAGCTGCCACCGTCTCAAGGCCTAGGGCAG ATCTCCCTGGTGAGGTGCCGGCGCCCAGCACTCCTCCATGTCTGCTGCAGGCAGAAGAGGAGGCTGTGTATGAGGGACCCCTGGAGCAGGAGACCTTCTACGAGGAGCCCCCACTG GTGCAGCAGCAAGGTGCCGGCTCTGAGCACATTGACCACCACATTCAGGGCCAGGGGCTCAGTGGGCAAGGACTCTGTGCCCGTGCCCTGTACGACTACCAGGCAG CCGACGACACAGAGATCTCCTTTGACCCCGAGAACCTCATCACGGGCATCGAGGTGATCGACGAAGGCTGGTGGCGTGGCTATGGGCCGGATGGCCATTTTGGCATGTTCCCTGCCAACTACGTGGAGCTCATTGAGTGA
- the DBNL gene encoding drebrin-like protein isoform X3 has product MAVNLSRNGPALQEAYVRVVTEKSPTDWALFTYEGNSNDIRVAGTGEGGLEEMVEELNSGKVMYAFCRVKDPNSGLPKFVLINWGAHVTINARAEEDVEPECIMEKVAKASGANYSFHKESGRFQDTGPQAPVGSVYQKTNAVSEIKRVGKDSFWAKAEKEEENRRLEEKRRAEEAQRQLEQERRERELREAARREQRYQEQGGEASPQSRTWEEQQQEVVSRNRDEQESAVHPREIFKQKERAMSTTSVSSPQPGKLRSPFLQKQLTQPETHFGREPAATVSRPRADLPGEVPAPSTPPCLLQAEEEAVYEGPLEQETFYEEPPLVQQQGAGSEHIDHHIQGQGLSGQGLCARALYDYQAADDTEISFDPENLITGIEVIDEGWWRGYGPDGHFGMFPANYVELIE; this is encoded by the exons ATGGCGGTGAACCTGAGCCGGAACGGGCCAGCGCTGCAGGAGGCCTACGTGCGGGTGGTCACCGAGAAGTCCCCGACCGACTG GGCTCTCTTTACCTATGAAGGCAACAGCAACGACATCCGTGTGGCTGGCACAGGGG AGGGTGGCCTGGAGGAGATGGTGGAGGAGCTCAACAGCGGGAAGGTGATGTATGCCTTCTGCAGAGTGAAGGACCCCAACTCCGGACTGCCCAAATTTGTCCTCATCAACTGG GGGGCCCACGTGACCATCAATGCACGGGCCGAGGAGGATGTGGAGCCTGAGTGCATCATGGAGAAGGTGGCCAAGGCTTCAGGTGCCAACTACAGCTTTCACAAGGAGAGTGGCCGCTTCCAGGACACGGGGCCCCAGGCCCCAGTG GGCTCTGTGTACCAGAAGACCAATGCTGTGTCTGAGATTAAAAGGGTTGGTAAAGACAGCTTCTGGGCCAAAGCAGAG aaggaggaggagaaccGTCGGCTGGAGGAAAAGCGGCGGGCTGAGGAGGCGCAGCGGCAACTGGAGCAGGAGCGCCGGGAGCGTGAGCTGCGTGAGGCTGCGCGCCGGGAGCAGCGCTATCAGGAGCAGGGTGGCGAGGCCAGCCCCCAGAG CAGGACGTGGGAGGAGCAGCAGCAAGAAGTGGTTTCAAGGAACCGAGATGAGCAG GAGTCTGCCGTGCACCCGAGGGAGATTTTCAAGCAGAAGGAGAGGGCCATGTCCACCACCTCCGTCTCCAGTCCTCAGCCGG GCAAGCTGAGGAGCCCCTTCCTGCAGAAGCAGCTCACCCAACCAGAGACCCACTTTGGCAGAGAGCCAGCTGCCACCGTCTCAAGGCCTAGGGCAG ATCTCCCTGGTGAGGTGCCGGCGCCCAGCACTCCTCCATGTCTGCTGCAGGCAGAAGAGGAGGCTGTGTATGAGGGACCCCTGGAGCAGGAGACCTTCTACGAGGAGCCCCCACTG GTGCAGCAGCAAGGTGCCGGCTCTGAGCACATTGACCACCACATTCAGGGCCAGGGGCTCAGTGGGCAAGGACTCTGTGCCCGTGCCCTGTACGACTACCAGGCAG CCGACGACACAGAGATCTCCTTTGACCCCGAGAACCTCATCACGGGCATCGAGGTGATCGACGAAGGCTGGTGGCGTGGCTATGGGCCGGATGGCCATTTTGGCATGTTCCCTGCCAACTACGTGGAGCTCATTGAGTGA
- the DBNL gene encoding drebrin-like protein isoform X2, producing the protein MAVNLSRNGPALQEAYVRVVTEKSPTDWALFTYEGNSNDIRVAGTGEGGLEEMVEELNSGKVMYAFCRVKDPNSGLPKFVLINWTGEGVNDVRKGACASHVSTMANFLKGAHVTINARAEEDVEPECIMEKVAKASGANYSFHKESGRFQDTGPQAPVGSVYQKTNAVSEIKRVGKDSFWAKAEKEEENRRLEEKRRAEEAQRQLEQERRERELREAARREQRYQEQGGEASPQRTWEEQQQEVVSRNRDEQESAVHPREIFKQKERAMSTTSVSSPQPGKLRSPFLQKQLTQPETHFGREPAATVSRPRADLPGEVPAPSTPPCLLQAEEEAVYEGPLEQETFYEEPPLVQQQGAGSEHIDHHIQGQGLSGQGLCARALYDYQAADDTEISFDPENLITGIEVIDEGWWRGYGPDGHFGMFPANYVELIE; encoded by the exons ATGGCGGTGAACCTGAGCCGGAACGGGCCAGCGCTGCAGGAGGCCTACGTGCGGGTGGTCACCGAGAAGTCCCCGACCGACTG GGCTCTCTTTACCTATGAAGGCAACAGCAACGACATCCGTGTGGCTGGCACAGGGG AGGGTGGCCTGGAGGAGATGGTGGAGGAGCTCAACAGCGGGAAGGTGATGTATGCCTTCTGCAGAGTGAAGGACCCCAACTCCGGACTGCCCAAATTTGTCCTCATCAACTGG ACAGGCGAGGGTGTGAACGATGTGCGGAAGGGAGCCTGCGCCAGCCACGTCAGCACCATGGCCAACTTCCTGAAG GGGGCCCACGTGACCATCAATGCACGGGCCGAGGAGGATGTGGAGCCTGAGTGCATCATGGAGAAGGTGGCCAAGGCTTCAGGTGCCAACTACAGCTTTCACAAGGAGAGTGGCCGCTTCCAGGACACGGGGCCCCAGGCCCCAGTG GGCTCTGTGTACCAGAAGACCAATGCTGTGTCTGAGATTAAAAGGGTTGGTAAAGACAGCTTCTGGGCCAAAGCAGAG aaggaggaggagaaccGTCGGCTGGAGGAAAAGCGGCGGGCTGAGGAGGCGCAGCGGCAACTGGAGCAGGAGCGCCGGGAGCGTGAGCTGCGTGAGGCTGCGCGCCGGGAGCAGCGCTATCAGGAGCAGGGTGGCGAGGCCAGCCCCCAGAG GACGTGGGAGGAGCAGCAGCAAGAAGTGGTTTCAAGGAACCGAGATGAGCAG GAGTCTGCCGTGCACCCGAGGGAGATTTTCAAGCAGAAGGAGAGGGCCATGTCCACCACCTCCGTCTCCAGTCCTCAGCCGG GCAAGCTGAGGAGCCCCTTCCTGCAGAAGCAGCTCACCCAACCAGAGACCCACTTTGGCAGAGAGCCAGCTGCCACCGTCTCAAGGCCTAGGGCAG ATCTCCCTGGTGAGGTGCCGGCGCCCAGCACTCCTCCATGTCTGCTGCAGGCAGAAGAGGAGGCTGTGTATGAGGGACCCCTGGAGCAGGAGACCTTCTACGAGGAGCCCCCACTG GTGCAGCAGCAAGGTGCCGGCTCTGAGCACATTGACCACCACATTCAGGGCCAGGGGCTCAGTGGGCAAGGACTCTGTGCCCGTGCCCTGTACGACTACCAGGCAG CCGACGACACAGAGATCTCCTTTGACCCCGAGAACCTCATCACGGGCATCGAGGTGATCGACGAAGGCTGGTGGCGTGGCTATGGGCCGGATGGCCATTTTGGCATGTTCCCTGCCAACTACGTGGAGCTCATTGAGTGA